A single region of the Leptospiraceae bacterium genome encodes:
- a CDS encoding phosphoadenylyl-sulfate reductase — MQNIDEFNQKFQISNTKEVLQLTLAKYKGGVLFSSSLGAEDQVLTDLILSVDKSVQIVTLDTGRLPYETYKTIEDTEKKYQIKIQVQFPNYISVEAMVRSNGINLFYESVENRKECCSVRKLEPLARAMKDKSLWITGLRKEQSVTRSDMKFAEWDEKYSVLKINPLLNWTEKQVWDYIKENNVPYNELHDKGYPSIGCAPCTRAIEEGEDSRAGRWWWEDPATKECGLHWKDGKLVPNKQKSDKSMFV, encoded by the coding sequence ATGCAGAATATAGATGAATTCAATCAAAAGTTTCAAATTTCGAATACAAAAGAAGTCTTACAACTCACCCTTGCGAAATACAAGGGTGGAGTTTTGTTTTCCTCTAGCCTTGGGGCAGAAGACCAAGTTTTAACTGATTTAATTCTTTCAGTAGATAAATCAGTTCAGATTGTTACATTGGATACTGGTCGTTTGCCGTATGAAACTTATAAAACAATTGAAGACACTGAAAAAAAGTATCAAATAAAAATTCAAGTTCAATTTCCAAATTATATTTCTGTAGAAGCAATGGTGCGGAGTAATGGAATTAACCTCTTTTACGAAAGCGTTGAAAATCGAAAAGAATGTTGTTCTGTTCGAAAGTTAGAACCGCTCGCACGTGCGATGAAAGATAAGTCCTTGTGGATTACTGGTCTTAGGAAAGAACAGTCTGTTACACGCTCTGATATGAAATTCGCAGAGTGGGATGAAAAATATTCTGTGCTTAAAATAAATCCCCTTTTGAATTGGACAGAAAAACAGGTTTGGGACTATATTAAAGAAAACAATGTTCCTTACAATGAACTCCATGATAAAGGGTATCCTAGCATTGGCTGTGCTCCTTGCACAAGAGCAATTGAAGAAGGAGAAGATTCTCGAGCTGGAAGATGGTGGTGGGAAGACCCAGCGACGAAGGAATGTGGACTTCATTGGAAAGATGGAAAATTAGTTCCAAATAAACAGAAGAGCGACAAATCAATGTTTGTCTAA